The Saccharopolyspora gloriosae genome has a segment encoding these proteins:
- the rpmJ gene encoding 50S ribosomal protein L36, with amino-acid sequence MKVQPSVKKICDKCQIIRRHGRVLVICDNQRHKQRQG; translated from the coding sequence GTGAAGGTCCAACCTAGTGTGAAGAAGATCTGTGACAAGTGCCAGATCATCCGTCGTCATGGGCGGGTCCTGGTCATTTGCGACAACCAGCGCCACAAGCAGCGCCAGGGCTGA
- the infA gene encoding translation initiation factor IF-1, translating into MGKKDGAIEVEGRVIEPLPNAMFRVELENGHKVLAHISGKMRQHYIRILPEDRVVVELSPYDLSRGRIVYRYK; encoded by the coding sequence ATGGGCAAAAAAGACGGGGCCATTGAGGTCGAGGGTCGCGTGATCGAGCCGCTCCCCAACGCGATGTTCCGCGTCGAGTTGGAGAACGGGCACAAGGTCCTCGCGCACATCAGTGGCAAGATGCGTCAGCACTACATCCGCATCCTGCCCGAGGACCGGGTCGTCGTGGAGCTCTCGCCCTACGACCTTTCCCGTGGGCGCATCGTCTACCGCTACAAGTGA
- the rpsM gene encoding 30S ribosomal protein S13, protein MARITGVDLPRDKRMEVALTYIFGIGRSRSQEILAATDISFDARAKDLDDEQLAKLRDYIENNFRVEGDLRREVAADIRRKIEIGCYEGTRHRRHLPLNGQRTKTNARTRKGPKKTVAGKKKAGKK, encoded by the coding sequence ATGGCAAGGATCACCGGTGTCGACCTCCCGCGTGACAAGCGCATGGAGGTCGCGCTGACTTACATCTTCGGGATCGGCCGCAGCCGTTCCCAGGAGATCCTGGCGGCGACGGACATTTCGTTCGACGCGCGCGCGAAGGATCTCGACGATGAGCAGCTCGCGAAGCTTCGCGACTACATCGAGAACAATTTTCGGGTCGAGGGTGACCTGCGCCGCGAGGTCGCGGCCGACATCCGCCGGAAGATCGAGATCGGTTGCTACGAGGGGACGCGGCACCGCCGCCACCTCCCGTTGAACGGGCAGCGGACGAAGACCAACGCCCGTACCCGCAAGGGGCCGAAGAAGACGGTCGCCGGCAAGAAGAAGGCCGGGAAGAAGTAA
- a CDS encoding type Z 30S ribosomal protein S14, translated as MAKKALINKAARKPKFKVRGYTRCQRCGRPRSVFRKFGLCRVCFREMAHAGELPGVSKSSW; from the coding sequence ATGGCCAAGAAGGCGCTGATCAACAAGGCCGCGCGCAAGCCGAAGTTCAAGGTGCGCGGCTACACCCGCTGCCAGCGCTGCGGGCGTCCGCGGTCGGTGTTCCGCAAGTTCGGCCTGTGCCGCGTGTGCTTCCGCGAGATGGCGCACGCCGGCGAGCTGCCGGGCGTGAGCAAGTCTTCCTGGTGA
- the rplN gene encoding 50S ribosomal protein L14: MIQQESRLRVADNTGAREILTIRVLGGSGRRYAGIGDVIVATVKEAIPGAGVKKGDVVKAVIVRQKKERRRADGSYIRFDENAAVLLKTDGGPRGTRIFGPVGRELRDKKYMKIISLAPEVL, translated from the coding sequence GTGATCCAGCAGGAGTCGCGACTGCGTGTCGCCGACAACACTGGGGCCAGGGAGATCCTCACGATCCGGGTTCTCGGTGGTTCTGGTCGGCGTTACGCGGGTATCGGTGACGTCATCGTCGCCACCGTCAAGGAAGCAATTCCGGGTGCCGGCGTGAAGAAGGGCGATGTGGTGAAGGCCGTCATCGTCCGGCAGAAGAAGGAAAGGCGCCGCGCGGATGGCTCGTACATCCGGTTCGACGAGAACGCTGCGGTGCTGCTCAAGACCGACGGTGGTCCCCGTGGGACCCGCATCTTCGGTCCGGTCGGGCGCGAGCTGCGCGACAAGAAGTACATGAAGATCATTTCGCTCGCGCCGGAGGTGCTGTGA
- the rplR gene encoding 50S ribosomal protein L18, which translates to MSETTTATKRKPVGKDISTVRRIARANRHFRLRKKISGTPARPRLVVTRSTRHIVAQVIDDVAGHTLASASSMEADLRTLEGDKKAKANKVGELVAARAKDAGVEKVVFDRGGNAYHGRVAALADAARDGGLEF; encoded by the coding sequence ATGAGCGAGACAACCACTGCTACGAAGCGCAAGCCCGTGGGCAAGGACATCTCGACCGTGCGTCGGATCGCCCGCGCGAACCGCCACTTCCGGCTGCGGAAGAAGATCAGCGGCACGCCGGCGCGTCCGCGCCTGGTCGTGACCCGGTCCACGCGGCACATCGTCGCGCAGGTCATCGACGACGTCGCGGGTCACACGCTGGCGTCGGCCTCCAGCATGGAAGCCGACCTGCGCACCCTCGAGGGCGACAAGAAGGCCAAGGCGAACAAGGTCGGCGAGCTCGTTGCCGCCCGCGCCAAGGACGCCGGTGTCGAGAAGGTCGTGTTCGACCGGGGTGGCAACGCCTACCACGGCCGGGTCGCGGCGCTGGCCGACGCCGCCCGTGACGGCGGCCTGGAGTTCTGA
- the rplO gene encoding 50S ribosomal protein L15 produces MVIKIHDLRPAPGSNRDKIRVGRGEASKGKTAGRGTKGTKARKTVSPRFEGGQMPIHMRLPKLRGFKNRNRVEYQGVNLGRLAAAFPNGGTVGIDELISAGLANKGELVKVLGGGELEGVKLDVTAHAFTGSAQEKITAAGGSATKLES; encoded by the coding sequence ATGGTCATCAAGATTCACGACCTGCGGCCCGCGCCGGGTTCGAACCGGGACAAGATCCGGGTCGGACGTGGTGAGGCTTCCAAGGGCAAGACCGCGGGCCGCGGTACCAAGGGCACCAAGGCTCGCAAGACCGTCTCCCCGCGCTTCGAAGGCGGGCAGATGCCGATCCACATGCGGCTGCCGAAGCTTCGCGGCTTCAAGAACCGCAACCGCGTGGAGTACCAGGGTGTGAACCTCGGCCGGCTGGCCGCTGCGTTCCCGAACGGTGGCACCGTCGGCATCGACGAGCTGATCTCGGCCGGACTCGCCAACAAGGGCGAGCTGGTCAAGGTTCTCGGTGGTGGCGAGCTGGAGGGCGTCAAGCTGGACGTCACCGCGCACGCCTTCACCGGTAGCGCGCAGGAGAAGATCACTGCCGCGGGCGGTTCGGCTACCAAGCTGGAGAGCTGA
- the map gene encoding type I methionyl aminopeptidase, translating into MFRRGKSIELKSVGEIEAMRAAGLVVADALAAVAAKAEPGVSTGELDEIAEQAIRDAGAVPSFQGYHGFPASICASVNEKVVHGIPSKSEVLAEGDLLSVDCGAILEGWHGDSAVTLSIGTVGERDQALSDATRKAMWAGLQRAQAGAHLTDISHAVQTAAQAAGKADGIEYGIIAEYGGHGIGTEMHMEPFLPNLGKPGRGPKLRVGMALAVEPMLTLGSVVTRELDDEWTVVTFDGSRAAHWEHTVAITEDGPWVLTAPEQ; encoded by the coding sequence GTGTTTCGGCGAGGCAAAAGCATCGAGCTCAAATCGGTCGGCGAGATCGAGGCGATGCGGGCGGCGGGACTGGTCGTCGCCGACGCGCTCGCGGCGGTCGCCGCGAAGGCCGAACCCGGTGTCAGCACCGGGGAGCTCGACGAAATCGCCGAGCAGGCGATCCGGGACGCGGGTGCGGTCCCGTCCTTCCAGGGCTACCACGGTTTCCCGGCGTCGATCTGCGCGTCGGTGAACGAGAAGGTCGTGCACGGCATCCCGTCGAAGTCCGAGGTGCTCGCCGAGGGCGACCTGCTGTCGGTGGACTGCGGGGCGATCCTCGAAGGCTGGCACGGAGACTCCGCGGTGACCCTGTCCATCGGCACGGTCGGCGAACGCGACCAGGCGCTGTCCGACGCGACGCGCAAGGCCATGTGGGCCGGGCTGCAGCGGGCGCAGGCGGGTGCTCACCTGACCGACATCTCGCACGCGGTGCAGACCGCGGCGCAGGCGGCGGGCAAGGCCGACGGCATCGAGTACGGGATCATCGCCGAGTACGGCGGGCACGGCATCGGCACCGAGATGCACATGGAGCCGTTCCTGCCGAACCTCGGCAAGCCCGGCCGCGGGCCGAAGCTGCGTGTCGGCATGGCGTTGGCGGTGGAGCCGATGCTGACGCTGGGCTCGGTGGTGACCAGGGAACTGGACGACGAGTGGACCGTGGTCACCTTCGACGGTTCCCGTGCCGCCCACTGGGAGCACACCGTCGCCATCACCGAAGACGGCCCCTGGGTCCTCACCGCCCCGGAACAGTGA
- a CDS encoding class I SAM-dependent methyltransferase, translating into MTAQQDHTSAAQNPPSGPAGRLGEYRTFLTSAVRNPREVGAATPTSAAVAATVGQVVPTTGAPVVLELGPGTGSLSGGIHERLPTGSRHIGIELVEEMVEHLRTHAPWMELIHGDAGDLVPLLAERGVDQVDAVISSIPWSLLDDDVQDRILGEVTKVLAPHGAFTALTYLPAEHNAGGKRFRTRLATTFDEVLTHTTWRNFPPILHYICRRPLH; encoded by the coding sequence GTGACCGCCCAACAGGACCACACATCCGCCGCCCAGAACCCTCCATCTGGTCCGGCGGGCCGGCTCGGCGAATACCGCACATTCCTCACCAGCGCCGTGCGCAACCCCCGGGAGGTCGGCGCGGCCACTCCCACTTCGGCCGCGGTAGCGGCGACCGTCGGGCAGGTGGTGCCCACCACCGGGGCGCCCGTCGTGCTGGAACTCGGCCCCGGCACCGGCTCACTCAGCGGCGGGATCCACGAGCGGCTGCCCACCGGCTCCCGGCACATCGGCATCGAGCTCGTCGAGGAGATGGTGGAGCACCTGCGAACGCACGCGCCGTGGATGGAACTGATCCACGGCGACGCCGGTGACCTGGTTCCGCTGCTGGCGGAGCGAGGCGTCGACCAGGTCGATGCGGTGATCAGCAGCATCCCGTGGTCGCTGCTCGACGACGACGTCCAGGACCGGATCCTCGGCGAGGTCACCAAGGTGCTCGCCCCGCACGGCGCGTTCACCGCGCTGACCTACCTTCCCGCGGAGCACAACGCAGGCGGCAAGCGGTTCCGCACCCGCCTGGCGACCACCTTCGACGAAGTGCTCACGCACACCACGTGGCGCAATTTCCCGCCGATCCTGCACTACATCTGCCGCCGTCCGTTGCACTGA
- the rplF gene encoding 50S ribosomal protein L6: MSRIGKLPITVPSGVEVTIDGQAVTVKGPKGTLEQNIAEPITVETDDDGSVLVKRPDDERESRSLHGLSRSLVNNMVLGVSQGYQKDLEIHGVGYRVLLKGANLEFSLGYSHPIVIEPPQGIEFATEGATKLSVKGIDKQLVGEIAARIRKLRRPDPYKGKGVRYAGEAIRRKVGKTGK, translated from the coding sequence ATGTCGCGTATCGGGAAGCTTCCGATCACCGTGCCCTCCGGTGTCGAGGTCACCATCGACGGGCAGGCGGTGACGGTCAAGGGGCCTAAGGGCACCCTGGAGCAGAACATCGCCGAGCCGATCACGGTCGAGACGGACGATGACGGGTCGGTCCTGGTCAAGCGGCCGGACGACGAGCGCGAGAGCCGCTCGCTGCACGGTCTGTCGCGCAGCCTGGTCAACAACATGGTGCTCGGCGTCAGCCAGGGCTACCAGAAGGACCTGGAAATCCACGGCGTGGGTTACCGGGTGCTGCTCAAGGGCGCGAACCTCGAGTTCTCCCTGGGCTACAGCCACCCCATCGTGATCGAGCCGCCGCAGGGCATCGAGTTCGCGACCGAAGGCGCGACCAAGCTGTCGGTCAAGGGCATCGACAAGCAGTTGGTCGGCGAGATCGCCGCGAGGATCCGCAAGCTGCGCCGCCCCGACCCGTACAAGGGTAAGGGCGTGCGTTACGCCGGCGAAGCCATCCGCCGCAAGGTCGGAAAGACGGGTAAGTGA
- the rpmD gene encoding 50S ribosomal protein L30: MAQLKITQTRGLVGTRSNQRDSMRTLGLRKIRQTVVRPDDANTRGLVKAVHHLVTVEEVD; encoded by the coding sequence GTGGCACAGCTGAAGATCACCCAGACGCGTGGTCTGGTGGGCACCAGGAGCAACCAGCGCGACAGCATGCGCACCCTCGGTCTGCGCAAGATCCGCCAGACCGTGGTTCGCCCGGATGACGCGAACACGCGTGGCCTGGTCAAGGCCGTGCACCACCTGGTGACGGTTGAGGAGGTCGACTGA
- a CDS encoding adenylate kinase, whose protein sequence is MVRLVLVGPPGAGKGTQAAVLGERLAVPHISTGDLFRANIGNSTPLGQKAKSYMDAGELVPDEVTNEMVRERLAEPDAQDGFLLDGFPRTTPQADVLGDILADNGMELTAVLQFDVPEEELVRRMLDRGRSDDTEDVIRRRLAVYHSETAPLLDYYQAKVLKIDALGSVEDITDRALDALGQKKA, encoded by the coding sequence TTGGTGCGATTGGTTCTCGTCGGCCCGCCAGGTGCGGGCAAGGGCACCCAAGCGGCCGTGCTGGGCGAACGGCTCGCCGTTCCGCACATCTCCACCGGCGACCTGTTCCGCGCGAACATCGGGAACTCCACGCCACTCGGGCAGAAGGCCAAGTCCTACATGGATGCGGGCGAACTGGTTCCCGACGAGGTCACCAACGAGATGGTCCGCGAGCGGCTGGCGGAGCCGGACGCGCAGGACGGGTTCCTGCTCGACGGATTCCCGCGCACTACGCCGCAGGCCGATGTGCTCGGCGACATCCTCGCCGACAACGGCATGGAACTCACCGCGGTCCTCCAGTTCGACGTGCCGGAGGAAGAGCTGGTGCGCCGCATGCTCGACCGCGGCCGCTCGGACGATACCGAGGATGTGATCCGGCGCAGGCTCGCCGTGTACCACTCGGAAACGGCGCCGCTGCTGGACTACTACCAGGCCAAGGTCCTCAAGATCGACGCACTCGGCTCGGTCGAGGACATCACCGACCGCGCGCTGGACGCGTTGGGCCAGAAGAAGGCCTGA
- the rpsQ gene encoding 30S ribosomal protein S17: protein MSSQQAEGQSAVRNYRKTREGYVVSDKMDKTIVVSLEDRKKHALYSKVMRQTTKVKVHDEANTAGVGDRVLLMETRPLSATKRWRLVEVVEKAK, encoded by the coding sequence ATGAGCAGCCAGCAGGCAGAAGGACAGAGCGCGGTGCGGAACTACCGCAAGACCCGCGAGGGCTACGTCGTGTCCGACAAGATGGACAAGACGATCGTGGTCTCGCTCGAGGACCGCAAGAAGCACGCGCTCTACAGCAAGGTCATGCGCCAGACCACCAAGGTCAAGGTGCATGACGAGGCCAACACGGCGGGTGTCGGCGACCGCGTGCTCCTGATGGAGACCCGGCCGCTGTCCGCGACGAAGCGCTGGCGCCTCGTCGAGGTCGTGGAGAAGGCCAAGTAG
- the secY gene encoding preprotein translocase subunit SecY produces MLGAFRSALATPDLRRKILFTLGMVVLYRLGATVPSPGVSYPNVQQCYQELQGSQSVFSLLNLFSGGALLQLSVLSLGIMPYITASIIIQLLQVVIPRFEQLKKEGQSGQAKLTQYTRYLAIALAVLQATGIVALAERGQLFPDCSADVIPDSSVLNLITIVVVMTAGAALLMWMGELITERGIGNGMSLLIFTSIAARIPAEGGKILQTHGGLVFSVVCLFAVAIIATVVFIEQAQRRIPVQYAKRMIGRRMYGGTSTYLPLKVNQAGVIPVIFGSSLLYLPQLLGQLAGNQDSWWARFIQTYIVDPSSWVHILLYMAMIIFFAYFYVSITFNPEERADEMKKFGGFIPGIRPGRPTAEYLSFVLSRITLPGSLYLGIIAILPNFFLGLTGQGGNQNFPFGGTAVLIMVNVGLDTVKQIESQLTQRNYEGFLR; encoded by the coding sequence GTGCTCGGCGCCTTCCGCTCGGCTCTGGCGACGCCGGACCTGCGCCGCAAGATCCTGTTCACACTGGGCATGGTCGTGCTTTATCGGCTCGGCGCCACGGTCCCCTCTCCGGGGGTTTCGTACCCGAACGTCCAGCAGTGCTATCAGGAACTGCAGGGCAGTCAGAGTGTCTTCTCGCTGTTGAACCTGTTCAGCGGTGGCGCGCTGTTGCAGCTATCGGTGTTGTCGCTGGGCATCATGCCCTACATCACCGCCAGTATCATCATTCAGCTGCTCCAGGTGGTCATTCCCCGCTTCGAGCAGTTGAAGAAGGAAGGCCAGTCCGGCCAGGCGAAGCTGACGCAGTACACCCGGTACCTGGCCATCGCGCTCGCGGTGCTGCAGGCCACCGGCATCGTCGCGCTCGCCGAGCGCGGTCAGCTCTTCCCCGACTGCTCCGCGGACGTCATCCCGGACAGCTCGGTGCTGAACCTCATCACCATCGTGGTCGTGATGACGGCGGGCGCCGCGCTGCTGATGTGGATGGGCGAGCTGATCACCGAGCGCGGTATCGGCAACGGCATGTCGCTGCTCATCTTCACCTCGATCGCGGCCCGGATCCCCGCCGAGGGCGGCAAGATCCTGCAGACGCACGGCGGCCTGGTGTTCTCGGTGGTCTGCCTGTTCGCGGTGGCGATCATCGCGACGGTGGTCTTCATCGAGCAGGCGCAGCGCCGGATCCCGGTGCAGTACGCGAAGCGCATGATCGGTCGCCGGATGTACGGCGGGACCTCGACCTACCTGCCGCTGAAGGTGAACCAGGCCGGTGTCATCCCGGTGATCTTCGGTTCCTCGCTGCTGTACCTGCCGCAGCTGCTCGGGCAGCTCGCGGGCAACCAGGACTCCTGGTGGGCGCGGTTCATCCAGACCTACATCGTCGACCCGTCCAGCTGGGTGCACATCCTGCTGTACATGGCGATGATCATCTTCTTCGCCTACTTCTACGTCTCGATCACGTTCAACCCGGAGGAACGGGCTGACGAGATGAAGAAGTTCGGCGGCTTCATCCCCGGTATCCGGCCCGGTCGGCCGACTGCCGAGTATCTGAGCTTCGTGCTCTCGCGCATCACGCTGCCCGGCTCGTTGTACCTGGGCATCATCGCGATCCTGCCGAACTTCTTCCTGGGCCTCACGGGTCAGGGCGGGAATCAGAACTTCCCGTTCGGCGGCACGGCCGTATTGATCATGGTCAATGTCGGCTTGGACACGGTGAAGCAGATCGAGAGCCAACTCACGCAGCGGAACTACGAGGGTTTCCTCCGGTAA
- the rpsH gene encoding 30S ribosomal protein S8, translating into MTMTDPIADMLTRLRNGSSAYHDEVVMPHSKLKANIAEILKREGYVTGSRAEQGEKGQNLVVELKYGPNRERSIAGLRRVSKPGLRVYAKSTNLPKVLGGLGIAIISTSGGLVTDRQAIKQGVGGEVLAYVW; encoded by the coding sequence ATGACGATGACCGACCCCATCGCAGACATGCTGACGCGTCTGCGGAATGGAAGTTCGGCTTATCACGACGAGGTCGTGATGCCGCATTCGAAGCTCAAGGCGAACATCGCCGAAATCCTCAAGCGCGAGGGTTACGTGACGGGTTCCCGTGCCGAGCAGGGTGAGAAGGGCCAGAACCTGGTCGTCGAGCTCAAGTACGGCCCGAACCGGGAACGCAGCATCGCCGGCCTGCGACGGGTTTCCAAGCCCGGTCTGCGGGTCTACGCGAAGTCCACGAACCTGCCGAAGGTTCTCGGCGGCCTGGGCATCGCGATCATTTCCACGTCCGGTGGTCTGGTGACCGACCGGCAAGCCATCAAGCAGGGCGTGGGCGGGGAAGTCCTCGCCTACGTTTGGTAA
- the rpsE gene encoding 30S ribosomal protein S5: MPGRTRRDGGSESGGKDRKDRRDGGRGGAAQEKSMQFERVVTINRVAKVVKGGRRFSFTALVVVGDTDGMVGVGYGKAKEVPAAIAKGVEEAKKNFFRVPRLGGTITHPVQGEDAAGVVMLRPASAGTGVIAGGPVRAVLEGAGVHDVLSKSLGSDNPINIVHATVAALKSLQRPEEVAARRGLPLEDVAPAFMLRARAGQGA; the protein is encoded by the coding sequence ATGCCTGGACGCACTCGGCGTGACGGCGGTTCAGAGTCCGGCGGCAAAGACCGCAAGGACCGCCGCGACGGTGGCCGTGGCGGGGCGGCCCAAGAGAAAAGCATGCAGTTCGAGCGTGTCGTGACGATCAACCGCGTCGCGAAGGTCGTCAAGGGCGGCCGGCGGTTCAGCTTCACCGCGCTCGTGGTCGTCGGTGACACCGACGGCATGGTCGGTGTCGGTTACGGCAAGGCCAAGGAAGTGCCCGCGGCTATCGCCAAGGGCGTGGAGGAGGCGAAGAAGAACTTCTTCCGCGTCCCCCGCCTCGGCGGCACGATCACGCACCCGGTCCAGGGTGAGGACGCCGCAGGCGTCGTCATGCTGCGTCCGGCCAGCGCCGGTACCGGTGTCATCGCCGGTGGGCCGGTGCGCGCGGTGCTGGAAGGCGCCGGCGTGCACGACGTGCTGAGCAAGTCGCTGGGCAGCGACAACCCGATCAACATCGTGCACGCCACGGTGGCTGCGCTGAAGAGCCTGCAGCGTCCGGAGGAGGTCGCGGCTCGCCGTGGCCTGCCGCTGGAGGACGTGGCTCCCGCGTTCATGCTGCGTGCGCGTGCCGGTCAGGGGGCCTGA
- the rpsD gene encoding 30S ribosomal protein S4: MARYTGPATRKSRRLKVDLIGGDQAFERRPYPPGQHGRARIKETEYLLQLQEKQKARFTYGILERQFRSYYEEANRRTGRTGENLLQLLESRLDNVIYRSGLARTRRMARQLVSHGHFVVNGTKVNVPSFQVSKFDIIDVKPKSVNTTPFIIAKETLGERPVPAWLQVVPSNLRVLVHQLPERAQIDTPVTEQLIVEYYSK, from the coding sequence ATGGCACGTTACACCGGTCCCGCGACCCGCAAGTCCCGCCGTCTCAAGGTTGACCTCATCGGTGGGGACCAGGCGTTCGAGCGTCGTCCGTACCCGCCGGGGCAGCACGGGCGCGCGCGCATCAAGGAAACCGAGTACCTGCTGCAGCTCCAGGAGAAGCAGAAGGCGCGTTTCACCTACGGCATCCTCGAGCGGCAGTTCCGCTCCTACTACGAGGAAGCCAACCGTCGTACCGGACGTACCGGCGAGAACCTCCTGCAGCTGCTGGAGTCCCGCCTGGACAACGTGATCTACCGGTCCGGCCTGGCCCGCACCCGCCGGATGGCGCGGCAGCTGGTCAGCCACGGCCACTTCGTGGTCAACGGCACCAAGGTGAACGTTCCGAGCTTCCAGGTCTCGAAGTTCGACATCATCGACGTCAAGCCGAAGTCGGTGAACACCACGCCGTTCATCATCGCCAAGGAGACCTTGGGCGAGCGGCCGGTGCCGGCATGGCTGCAGGTCGTGCCGTCGAACCTCCGCGTCCTGGTGCACCAGCTCCCGGAGCGCGCGCAGATCGACACCCCGGTCACCGAGCAGCTCATCGTCGAGTACTACTCGAAGTGA
- a CDS encoding class I SAM-dependent methyltransferase, producing MSKQAKLREYRTFVTRAVRQPGTVGAVLPTSEHVARAVAEVVPASGTPTVLELGPGTGALSGALRERLPVGGDHLAVEIDPELVRYLNSTKPWLEVIEGDARDLVELLNTANRTQVDVVISSIPWTLLSADQQRALLGEVAKVLTDEGVFTTVTYVTTLWRANTIAFTEILRETFEEVLPRSTVWRNFPPARVYVCRRPRH from the coding sequence GTGAGCAAGCAAGCCAAGCTGCGCGAGTACCGGACCTTCGTCACGCGCGCCGTCCGGCAGCCCGGCACCGTCGGTGCCGTGCTCCCCACCTCCGAACACGTCGCGAGAGCGGTCGCGGAGGTCGTACCGGCCAGCGGGACGCCGACGGTCCTCGAACTCGGCCCCGGCACCGGAGCGTTGAGCGGGGCGTTGCGCGAACGGCTGCCCGTCGGGGGCGATCACCTGGCCGTGGAGATCGATCCGGAGCTGGTGCGGTACCTGAACTCCACGAAGCCGTGGCTGGAGGTCATCGAAGGCGACGCTCGAGACCTCGTCGAGCTGCTCAACACGGCGAACCGCACCCAGGTGGACGTGGTGATCAGCAGTATCCCGTGGACGCTGCTGTCCGCCGATCAGCAACGGGCCTTGCTCGGCGAGGTCGCGAAAGTGCTGACGGACGAAGGCGTGTTCACCACCGTCACCTACGTGACCACGTTGTGGCGGGCGAACACGATCGCCTTCACCGAGATCCTGCGGGAGACCTTCGAGGAAGTGCTGCCGCGCAGCACGGTCTGGCGCAACTTCCCCCCGGCCCGCGTCTACGTCTGCCGCCGACCGCGGCACTGA
- the rplE gene encoding 50S ribosomal protein L5, whose product MTTTEKIVPRLKTRYRDEIRKALHEEFEYSNPMLVPGVVKVVVNMGVGDAARDSKLIEGAVRDLTTITGQRPEIRRARKSIAQFKLREGMPIGARVTLRGDRMWEFVDRLVTIALPRIRDFRGLSPKQFDGNGNYTFGLNEQSMFHEIDPDSIDRPRGMDITVVTTATTNEEGRRLLRHLGFPFKEQ is encoded by the coding sequence ATGACTACTACGGAGAAGATCGTCCCCCGGCTCAAGACCCGGTACCGCGACGAGATCCGCAAGGCACTGCACGAGGAGTTCGAGTACTCGAACCCCATGCTGGTGCCCGGCGTGGTCAAGGTCGTCGTCAACATGGGTGTCGGTGACGCGGCTCGCGACAGCAAGCTCATCGAAGGCGCGGTCCGCGACCTGACCACGATCACCGGTCAGCGTCCCGAGATCCGCCGGGCCCGCAAGTCCATCGCCCAGTTCAAGCTGCGCGAAGGCATGCCGATCGGTGCGCGCGTCACGCTGCGCGGCGACCGCATGTGGGAGTTCGTCGACCGCCTGGTCACGATCGCGCTGCCGCGCATCCGTGACTTCCGCGGCCTGTCGCCGAAGCAGTTCGACGGCAACGGCAACTACACCTTCGGGCTCAACGAGCAGTCGATGTTCCACGAGATCGACCCCGACTCGATCGACCGTCCCCGCGGTATGGACATCACAGTGGTGACCACGGCCACCACCAATGAGGAAGGCCGGCGGCTGCTGCGCCACCTGGGCTTCCCGTTCAAGGAGCAGTGA
- the rpsK gene encoding 30S ribosomal protein S11, whose product MPPKSRAGAVKKVRRKEKKNVAHGQAHIKSTFNNTIVSITDPTGAVISWASAGHVGFKGSRKSTPYAAQMAAENAARKAAEHGMKKVDVFVKGPGSGRETAIRSLQAAGLEVGTIQDVTPQPHNGCRPPKRRRV is encoded by the coding sequence ATGCCACCCAAGTCTCGCGCTGGCGCCGTCAAGAAGGTGCGGCGCAAGGAAAAGAAGAATGTTGCGCACGGACAAGCGCACATCAAGAGCACCTTCAACAACACCATCGTCTCGATCACGGACCCGACCGGTGCGGTGATCAGCTGGGCCTCCGCGGGCCACGTCGGGTTCAAGGGCTCCCGTAAGTCCACCCCGTACGCCGCGCAGATGGCCGCTGAGAACGCCGCCCGCAAGGCCGCCGAGCACGGCATGAAGAAGGTCGACGTCTTCGTGAAGGGCCCGGGCTCGGGCCGCGAGACGGCGATCCGCTCGCTGCAGGCCGCCGGCCTCGAGGTCGGCACGATCCAGGACGTGACCCCGCAGCCGCACAACGGTTGCCGGCCGCCCAAGCGGCGCCGGGTCTGA
- the rplX gene encoding 50S ribosomal protein L24 — MKIKKGDTVVVISGKDKGARGKVIEAYPQRARVLVEGVNRIKKHTKVSRTERGAQSGGIVTQEAPIHVSNVMVVDSDGKPTRVGYRFGEDGKKVRVSRRNGKDI; from the coding sequence ATGAAGATCAAAAAAGGCGACACCGTCGTCGTGATCTCCGGCAAGGACAAGGGTGCTCGCGGCAAGGTCATCGAGGCCTACCCGCAGCGTGCGCGGGTCCTGGTCGAAGGCGTGAACCGGATCAAGAAGCACACCAAGGTCTCTCGGACCGAGCGTGGTGCGCAGTCCGGCGGAATCGTCACTCAGGAGGCGCCGATTCACGTGAGCAACGTGATGGTGGTCGACTCCGACGGCAAGCCCACTCGCGTGGGATACCGGTTCGGCGAGGACGGCAAGAAGGTTCGCGTCTCCCGCCGCAACGGGAAGGACATCTGA